A section of the Acidobacteriota bacterium genome encodes:
- a CDS encoding adenine phosphoribosyltransferase, with protein MNELKQKIRSVPDFPKPGILFYDITTLLRDRDGFRMAIDSLSMPFEGKGIDLVVGIESRGFILGGAIADRIGAGFVPVRKLGKLPAKAIRVTYDLEYGSDSLEMHEDAVVRGQNVLIVDDLLATGGTARATVDLVRKLGGNVHGLAFLIELVELKGRARLEGENLFVLLRY; from the coding sequence ATGAACGAACTGAAACAGAAGATCCGCAGCGTGCCCGATTTCCCCAAGCCCGGCATTCTGTTCTACGACATCACCACGCTGCTGCGCGATCGCGACGGCTTTCGGATGGCCATCGACAGCCTGTCGATGCCGTTCGAAGGCAAGGGCATCGATCTCGTCGTGGGCATCGAGAGCCGCGGGTTCATCCTGGGAGGAGCCATCGCCGATCGGATCGGCGCGGGGTTCGTGCCCGTTCGAAAGCTGGGCAAGCTCCCCGCGAAAGCCATCCGCGTGACGTACGATCTGGAATATGGGAGCGACAGCCTCGAGATGCACGAGGATGCGGTCGTCAGAGGCCAGAACGTGCTGATCGTGGACGACCTGCTCGCGACCGGCGGCACCGCACGCGCGACCGTCGACCTGGTCAGGAAACTGGGGGGAAACGTGCACGGGTTGGCGTTCCTGATCGAACTGGTGGAGCTGAAGGGCCGGGCCCGGCTCGAGGGGGAAAATCTGTTCGTCCTGCTGCGCTACTAA
- a CDS encoding acylphosphatase yields the protein MIVARRFIVSGRVQGVGFRFFAEEQARAEHLSGYVRNLPDGRVEAVAQGEEQSVLRFERALNRGPRSAIVEHVAAEALPPEDRHGFSIRS from the coding sequence GTGATCGTTGCGCGGCGATTCATAGTCTCAGGGCGCGTGCAGGGCGTCGGCTTCAGGTTCTTCGCCGAAGAGCAGGCACGCGCCGAACACCTCTCCGGCTACGTCCGTAACCTGCCGGATGGGCGCGTGGAGGCCGTGGCGCAGGGCGAAGAGCAAAGCGTCCTGCGCTTCGAACGCGCGCTCAACCGCGGCCCGCGATCCGCGATCGTCGAGCACGTCGCAGCCGAAGCGCTGCCCCCTGAAGACCGTCACGGGTTTTCGATCCGATCCTGA